One genomic segment of Gossypium arboreum isolate Shixiya-1 chromosome 3, ASM2569848v2, whole genome shotgun sequence includes these proteins:
- the LOC108474015 gene encoding protein TWIN LOV 1 isoform X2: MDSKLGLIQQSFNTRYSQWVREALDELPDNFTITDPSISGHPIVFASRGFLKMSGYSLEEVIGQNGKIFQGPKTNRRTAMEISEAIRQERDVQVNLVNYRKDGTPFWMLFHMSPVFGKEDGRVIHFVAVQVPITRKPRRNGGVNLNEDGSGFNEIMFGSCRKEVDTNPVLELGRVLSLDSATNVLDIEETCEASDFEKRMAVNAFNSILSVLTNYSESTGRLVCGTRCSVPGVCYVSSSLNISLGRIKQSFVLIDSHLPGMPIVYASDAFLKLTVLNGADTDTSTLHQIKESIQTEQACTVRILSYRKDKSSFWNCLHLSPVRNAFGKVLLKVDRGWEIGVWAKTQLLSIIKVAYFVGVQIEEECKNKERHGLSPEMRQLSTVGAVKVAVRSLSMAAGSSKS; encoded by the exons ATGGATTCTAAATTGGGTTTAATCCAACAATCTTTCAATACCCGTTACTCCCAATGGGTTCGCGAAGCTCTCGACGAACTACCCGACAATTTCACCATCACCGATCCTTCTATTTCAGGCCACCCTATCGTTTTTGCCAGCCGGGGCTTCCTAAAAATGTCGGGTTATTCCCTAGAAGAAGTGATCGGCCAAAACGGCAAGATATTTCAGGGCCCCAAAACCAATCGGAGAACGGCGATGGAAATAAGCGAAGCGATTCGACAAGAGAGGGATGTTCAAGTGAATTTGGTGAATTATCGTAAAGACGGGACGCCGTTTTGGATGTTGTTTCATATGAGTCCGGTTTTTGGCAAAGAAGATGGGAGGGTGATTCATTTCGTGGCTGTTCAGGTCCCGATTACCAGGAAACCCAGGAGGAACGGAGGGGTGAACTTGAATGAGGATGGCTCGGGCTTTAATGAGATTATGTTCGGCTCTTGTAGGAAGGAAGTGGATACCAATCCTGTGCTGGAATTGGGTCGTGTTTTGTCCTTGGATTCCGCTACTAATG TATTAGATATTGAAGAGACATGCGAGGCAAGTGATTTTGAGAAGCGAATGGCAGTGAATGCATTTAACAGCATCTTGTCTGTGCTAACCAACTATAGTGAGTCAACTGGCAGATTGGTCTGTGGGACGAGATGCAGTGTACCTGGGGTATGCTACGTCAGTTCATCATTAAATATATCACTTGGTAGAATCAAACAAAGCTTTGTACT AATTGATTCACATTTACCCGGGATGCCTATAGTTTATGCAAGTGACGCCTTCTTAAAATTGACAG TTTTGAATGGCGCTGATACAGATACTTCAACTTTACATCAG ATAAAGGAAAGTATTCAAACAGAGCAAGCATGCACAGTACGTATTTTAAGTTACAG GAAGGACAAAAGCTCATTTTGGAATTGCCTTCACTTATCACCTGTTCGTAATGCCTTTGGCAAG GTATTGCTGAAAGTTGATCGAGGTTGGGAAATTGGGGTATGGGCTAAAACTCAGTTATTGTCGATAATCAAG GTAGCTTACTTTGTGGGGGTTCAGATTGAGGAAGAGTGTAAGAACAAGGAGAGACATGGGCTGAGCCCAGAGATGAGGCAACTTAGCACTGTAGGTGCAGTGAAGGTTGCAGTGAGGAGCTTATCAATGGCTGCTGGTTCCTCTAAGTCATAG
- the LOC108474015 gene encoding protein TWIN LOV 1 isoform X3 — protein MDSKLGLIQQSFNTRYSQWVREALDELPDNFTITDPSISGHPIVFASRGFLKMSGYSLEEVIGQNGKIFQGPKTNRRTAMEISEAIRQERDVQVNLVNYRKDGTPFWMLFHMSPVFGKEDGRVIHFVAVQVPITRKPRRNGGVNLNEDGSGFNEIMFGSCRKEVDTNPVLELGRVLSLDSATNVLDIEETCEASDFEKRMAVNAFNSILSVLTNYSESTGRLVCGTRCSVPGVCYVSSSLNISLGRIKQSFVLIDSHLPGMPIVYASDAFLKLTGYDRHEILGLNFAVLNGADTDTSTLHQIKESIQTEQACTVRILSYRKDKSSFWNCLHLSPVRNAFGKVAYFVGVQIEEECKNKERHGLSPEMRQLSTVGAVKVAVRSLSMAAGSSKS, from the exons ATGGATTCTAAATTGGGTTTAATCCAACAATCTTTCAATACCCGTTACTCCCAATGGGTTCGCGAAGCTCTCGACGAACTACCCGACAATTTCACCATCACCGATCCTTCTATTTCAGGCCACCCTATCGTTTTTGCCAGCCGGGGCTTCCTAAAAATGTCGGGTTATTCCCTAGAAGAAGTGATCGGCCAAAACGGCAAGATATTTCAGGGCCCCAAAACCAATCGGAGAACGGCGATGGAAATAAGCGAAGCGATTCGACAAGAGAGGGATGTTCAAGTGAATTTGGTGAATTATCGTAAAGACGGGACGCCGTTTTGGATGTTGTTTCATATGAGTCCGGTTTTTGGCAAAGAAGATGGGAGGGTGATTCATTTCGTGGCTGTTCAGGTCCCGATTACCAGGAAACCCAGGAGGAACGGAGGGGTGAACTTGAATGAGGATGGCTCGGGCTTTAATGAGATTATGTTCGGCTCTTGTAGGAAGGAAGTGGATACCAATCCTGTGCTGGAATTGGGTCGTGTTTTGTCCTTGGATTCCGCTACTAATG TATTAGATATTGAAGAGACATGCGAGGCAAGTGATTTTGAGAAGCGAATGGCAGTGAATGCATTTAACAGCATCTTGTCTGTGCTAACCAACTATAGTGAGTCAACTGGCAGATTGGTCTGTGGGACGAGATGCAGTGTACCTGGGGTATGCTACGTCAGTTCATCATTAAATATATCACTTGGTAGAATCAAACAAAGCTTTGTACT AATTGATTCACATTTACCCGGGATGCCTATAGTTTATGCAAGTGACGCCTTCTTAAAATTGACAG GCTATGATAGGCATGAAATATTGGGGCTTAATTTTGCAGTTTTGAATGGCGCTGATACAGATACTTCAACTTTACATCAG ATAAAGGAAAGTATTCAAACAGAGCAAGCATGCACAGTACGTATTTTAAGTTACAG GAAGGACAAAAGCTCATTTTGGAATTGCCTTCACTTATCACCTGTTCGTAATGCCTTTGGCAAG GTAGCTTACTTTGTGGGGGTTCAGATTGAGGAAGAGTGTAAGAACAAGGAGAGACATGGGCTGAGCCCAGAGATGAGGCAACTTAGCACTGTAGGTGCAGTGAAGGTTGCAGTGAGGAGCTTATCAATGGCTGCTGGTTCCTCTAAGTCATAG
- the LOC108474015 gene encoding protein TWIN LOV 1 isoform X1, translating into MDSKLGLIQQSFNTRYSQWVREALDELPDNFTITDPSISGHPIVFASRGFLKMSGYSLEEVIGQNGKIFQGPKTNRRTAMEISEAIRQERDVQVNLVNYRKDGTPFWMLFHMSPVFGKEDGRVIHFVAVQVPITRKPRRNGGVNLNEDGSGFNEIMFGSCRKEVDTNPVLELGRVLSLDSATNVLDIEETCEASDFEKRMAVNAFNSILSVLTNYSESTGRLVCGTRCSVPGVCYVSSSLNISLGRIKQSFVLIDSHLPGMPIVYASDAFLKLTGYDRHEILGLNFAVLNGADTDTSTLHQIKESIQTEQACTVRILSYRKDKSSFWNCLHLSPVRNAFGKVLLKVDRGWEIGVWAKTQLLSIIKVAYFVGVQIEEECKNKERHGLSPEMRQLSTVGAVKVAVRSLSMAAGSSKS; encoded by the exons ATGGATTCTAAATTGGGTTTAATCCAACAATCTTTCAATACCCGTTACTCCCAATGGGTTCGCGAAGCTCTCGACGAACTACCCGACAATTTCACCATCACCGATCCTTCTATTTCAGGCCACCCTATCGTTTTTGCCAGCCGGGGCTTCCTAAAAATGTCGGGTTATTCCCTAGAAGAAGTGATCGGCCAAAACGGCAAGATATTTCAGGGCCCCAAAACCAATCGGAGAACGGCGATGGAAATAAGCGAAGCGATTCGACAAGAGAGGGATGTTCAAGTGAATTTGGTGAATTATCGTAAAGACGGGACGCCGTTTTGGATGTTGTTTCATATGAGTCCGGTTTTTGGCAAAGAAGATGGGAGGGTGATTCATTTCGTGGCTGTTCAGGTCCCGATTACCAGGAAACCCAGGAGGAACGGAGGGGTGAACTTGAATGAGGATGGCTCGGGCTTTAATGAGATTATGTTCGGCTCTTGTAGGAAGGAAGTGGATACCAATCCTGTGCTGGAATTGGGTCGTGTTTTGTCCTTGGATTCCGCTACTAATG TATTAGATATTGAAGAGACATGCGAGGCAAGTGATTTTGAGAAGCGAATGGCAGTGAATGCATTTAACAGCATCTTGTCTGTGCTAACCAACTATAGTGAGTCAACTGGCAGATTGGTCTGTGGGACGAGATGCAGTGTACCTGGGGTATGCTACGTCAGTTCATCATTAAATATATCACTTGGTAGAATCAAACAAAGCTTTGTACT AATTGATTCACATTTACCCGGGATGCCTATAGTTTATGCAAGTGACGCCTTCTTAAAATTGACAG GCTATGATAGGCATGAAATATTGGGGCTTAATTTTGCAGTTTTGAATGGCGCTGATACAGATACTTCAACTTTACATCAG ATAAAGGAAAGTATTCAAACAGAGCAAGCATGCACAGTACGTATTTTAAGTTACAG GAAGGACAAAAGCTCATTTTGGAATTGCCTTCACTTATCACCTGTTCGTAATGCCTTTGGCAAG GTATTGCTGAAAGTTGATCGAGGTTGGGAAATTGGGGTATGGGCTAAAACTCAGTTATTGTCGATAATCAAG GTAGCTTACTTTGTGGGGGTTCAGATTGAGGAAGAGTGTAAGAACAAGGAGAGACATGGGCTGAGCCCAGAGATGAGGCAACTTAGCACTGTAGGTGCAGTGAAGGTTGCAGTGAGGAGCTTATCAATGGCTGCTGGTTCCTCTAAGTCATAG
- the LOC108474015 gene encoding protein TWIN LOV 1 isoform X4 has protein sequence MDSKLGLIQQSFNTRYSQWVREALDELPDNFTITDPSISGHPIVFASRGFLKMSGYSLEEVIGQNGKIFQGPKTNRRTAMEISEAIRQERDVQVNLVNYRKDGTPFWMLFHMSPVFGKEDGRVIHFVAVQVPITRKPRRNGGVNLNEDGSGFNEIMFGSCRKEVDTNPVLELGRVLSLDSATNVLDIEETCEASDFEKRMAVNAFNSILSVLTNYSESTGRLVCGTRCSVPGVCYVSSSLNISLGRIKQSFVLIDSHLPGMPIVYASDAFLKLTVLNGADTDTSTLHQIKESIQTEQACTVRILSYRKDKSSFWNCLHLSPVRNAFGKVAYFVGVQIEEECKNKERHGLSPEMRQLSTVGAVKVAVRSLSMAAGSSKS, from the exons ATGGATTCTAAATTGGGTTTAATCCAACAATCTTTCAATACCCGTTACTCCCAATGGGTTCGCGAAGCTCTCGACGAACTACCCGACAATTTCACCATCACCGATCCTTCTATTTCAGGCCACCCTATCGTTTTTGCCAGCCGGGGCTTCCTAAAAATGTCGGGTTATTCCCTAGAAGAAGTGATCGGCCAAAACGGCAAGATATTTCAGGGCCCCAAAACCAATCGGAGAACGGCGATGGAAATAAGCGAAGCGATTCGACAAGAGAGGGATGTTCAAGTGAATTTGGTGAATTATCGTAAAGACGGGACGCCGTTTTGGATGTTGTTTCATATGAGTCCGGTTTTTGGCAAAGAAGATGGGAGGGTGATTCATTTCGTGGCTGTTCAGGTCCCGATTACCAGGAAACCCAGGAGGAACGGAGGGGTGAACTTGAATGAGGATGGCTCGGGCTTTAATGAGATTATGTTCGGCTCTTGTAGGAAGGAAGTGGATACCAATCCTGTGCTGGAATTGGGTCGTGTTTTGTCCTTGGATTCCGCTACTAATG TATTAGATATTGAAGAGACATGCGAGGCAAGTGATTTTGAGAAGCGAATGGCAGTGAATGCATTTAACAGCATCTTGTCTGTGCTAACCAACTATAGTGAGTCAACTGGCAGATTGGTCTGTGGGACGAGATGCAGTGTACCTGGGGTATGCTACGTCAGTTCATCATTAAATATATCACTTGGTAGAATCAAACAAAGCTTTGTACT AATTGATTCACATTTACCCGGGATGCCTATAGTTTATGCAAGTGACGCCTTCTTAAAATTGACAG TTTTGAATGGCGCTGATACAGATACTTCAACTTTACATCAG ATAAAGGAAAGTATTCAAACAGAGCAAGCATGCACAGTACGTATTTTAAGTTACAG GAAGGACAAAAGCTCATTTTGGAATTGCCTTCACTTATCACCTGTTCGTAATGCCTTTGGCAAG GTAGCTTACTTTGTGGGGGTTCAGATTGAGGAAGAGTGTAAGAACAAGGAGAGACATGGGCTGAGCCCAGAGATGAGGCAACTTAGCACTGTAGGTGCAGTGAAGGTTGCAGTGAGGAGCTTATCAATGGCTGCTGGTTCCTCTAAGTCATAG
- the LOC108474015 gene encoding protein TWIN LOV 1 isoform X5 — MDSKLGLIQQSFNTRYSQWVREALDELPDNFTITDPSISGHPIVFASRGFLKMSGYSLEEVIGQNGKIFQGPKTNRRTAMEISEAIRQERDVQVNLVNYRKDGTPFWMLFHMSPVFGKEDGRVIHFVAVQVPITRKPRRNGGVNLNEDGSGFNEIMFGSCRKEVDTNPVLELGRVLSLDSATNVLDIEETCEASDFEKRMAVNAFNSILSVLTNYSESTGRLVCGTRCSVPGVCYVSSSLNISLGRIKQSFVLIDSHLPGMPIVYASDAFLKLTGYDRHEILGLNFAVLNGADTDTSTLHQIKESIQTEQACTEGQKLILELPSLITCS, encoded by the exons ATGGATTCTAAATTGGGTTTAATCCAACAATCTTTCAATACCCGTTACTCCCAATGGGTTCGCGAAGCTCTCGACGAACTACCCGACAATTTCACCATCACCGATCCTTCTATTTCAGGCCACCCTATCGTTTTTGCCAGCCGGGGCTTCCTAAAAATGTCGGGTTATTCCCTAGAAGAAGTGATCGGCCAAAACGGCAAGATATTTCAGGGCCCCAAAACCAATCGGAGAACGGCGATGGAAATAAGCGAAGCGATTCGACAAGAGAGGGATGTTCAAGTGAATTTGGTGAATTATCGTAAAGACGGGACGCCGTTTTGGATGTTGTTTCATATGAGTCCGGTTTTTGGCAAAGAAGATGGGAGGGTGATTCATTTCGTGGCTGTTCAGGTCCCGATTACCAGGAAACCCAGGAGGAACGGAGGGGTGAACTTGAATGAGGATGGCTCGGGCTTTAATGAGATTATGTTCGGCTCTTGTAGGAAGGAAGTGGATACCAATCCTGTGCTGGAATTGGGTCGTGTTTTGTCCTTGGATTCCGCTACTAATG TATTAGATATTGAAGAGACATGCGAGGCAAGTGATTTTGAGAAGCGAATGGCAGTGAATGCATTTAACAGCATCTTGTCTGTGCTAACCAACTATAGTGAGTCAACTGGCAGATTGGTCTGTGGGACGAGATGCAGTGTACCTGGGGTATGCTACGTCAGTTCATCATTAAATATATCACTTGGTAGAATCAAACAAAGCTTTGTACT AATTGATTCACATTTACCCGGGATGCCTATAGTTTATGCAAGTGACGCCTTCTTAAAATTGACAG GCTATGATAGGCATGAAATATTGGGGCTTAATTTTGCAGTTTTGAATGGCGCTGATACAGATACTTCAACTTTACATCAG ATAAAGGAAAGTATTCAAACAGAGCAAGCATGCACA GAAGGACAAAAGCTCATTTTGGAATTGCCTTCACTTATCACCTGTTCGTAA